Sequence from the Longibacter salinarum genome:
GCCGGGAGACGGAAAGACGACAACAGCCATAAATCTCGCGCTGACCTTTGTGTTGAGTGGGAAGAAAGTGCTTTTGATCGACGCCGATATGCGTCGTCCGACAGCTCATAAGCTACTTGGAATGGAGCGATCTCCCGGTCTTGCAGAGATGCTCCGCGGGGATGACAAGGTTCAGGTTGTCCGTCGAACCTATGTCGATGGTCTCTACTTCGTGCCAGCAGGAAAAGCAGAGGATCCACCAACCGAAGCGCTAGATTCGGTCCGGATGGACAAGCTCATCGAACTAGGCAAGTCCAGGTGCGATATCGTCATTATTGACACTCCGCCGGTTTTAGCAGCGAGTGATCCACTGGTTCTGGCACCACGAGCAGACGCGACCCTGGTTGTAACGTCGGCAAACTCAACCGATGTGGACTCGCTCGATCTGACGCGTGACATGTTGGAAGGGGTTGGGGTTTCGATAAGCGGTGTCATATTTAACCGCTTTGACGACGCCAAGGCGTCCGGTTCGAATTATAAGTACGGATATTATCACAGCGACAACTATCGCATGGTGTCATAAGCCGGAGAGTGTTCGCTCGATCGAGTGTGCTCCAGCGAAAGGGTCCGTGTCGTCACTTGACGACATGGACGAGCTGCGACACTGTTTGCGTTTTACCCTGGACGGATAGAACATACGGACCGCTAGAGAGGCTGGCTGCGTCGATTGAGAACGTCCGGTGCTCACCGGTACGCAGCTTCGTCTTCAGAATGGTGCTGATGTGTTGGCCTGTTACAGAGAACAAGTCAATGCTAACATCCTGAGCAATTGACGATTTGACCGTCACCTGGGATGACGCGGTAACCGGATGCGGTGCGATGGGAGACAGGAACAGACTTCTGTTTGTACCGACGGTCACGTGTAAGACCCGACTGAGCGATATCGCACCGTCTACGTCTACCTGACGGAGTCGTATATTGTACTGACCGGGCGCATCAACCGTGAATTTATACTGGTATGATTGAGGGCGATCTGTCGTGCCCGCACCGTCGATGAACGCGACCTTTTCCCATAGGGACGCAGGTTCGTTCGTGGGACGCATTATCACGTCAAAGCCCGCGTTATTCGTTTCCGTTGCTGTCTCCCATTCTAGGACAATTGTGCTCCCATCCACGAAGGCCTGCCACGAAACCAATTCGACGGGGAGGAAGAAGGGATCGAAGTCGGTAATGGTGTAAATGCCATTCCGGTCATAGATTGCCTCATCAACACACAAGTTCTCATCCGGCTGACATGGCTGGAATGTAGGCGTTAGTTCGTATATATCCCCGGTAGATGTCTGTGCCCAGAATCGTAAGGTATCTCCAGGGCGGTAGCCCGGCGCGGAGGTTTGTGGGTTTTGCTCTGCGATCGCAAAACTGTTTGGTTCCGACGAGTCGATACGTGTCTCGCCGGTGCAGGTATTCCCATCTGGGGTTACGGCTATCAAGACATCTCCCTCGGTGAGAGGGCTCTTTTGCACCGCATTCGCCGCTGCACTTGTCTCAATGACGACCGTTGCGTTATTCACATTCTCAACGCAATCGGTCGGGAATGTGGGTTGCGCGTAGCCGGGGTGTGGCAACGCACCGATCATGAAGGCGCAGATTGAGAGTAACAGCCTATGTAGCATGGTCTTGTGGGATTGAAAGTCCAAAACGTTCTTCTCCTCCTTGTACATCGTGTACGGTAGAGAGCAATCTGGCGTGCCGACAGGCATTTCAGATTACGGCAAGTTGAAGGCTCCGGTGTATAGAAGAAAGGTCACTCCGCGCAATGCAGAGTGACCTTTCGTGTTATGCATCGACGTGCTAAGGGTAAAACATTGCCACTCCTTCCTAACGCACGACCGTCATCTTCTTGGTGAGCGTAGTCGAACCGGCACGTAGGCGGTAGAAATATGGACCGCTGTCGAGTCGGCTTGCATCCATACGGACTTTATGCTCACCCGCGCGGCGCAATTCATCGACGAGTGTTGCGACGCGACGACCGAGAACATCATATACCTCCAGCGAAACACGTTCTTGCTTCGGTAGGACGAACTCGATCGTAGCAGATCCCTGGACGGGATTCGGTGCGATTCCACGCAGCAGCAACTCGGTGTTCTGGTCACCGGCGACCAATTTCAGGACGGCGTTTTCCTGAAATGCGATCTTAGAGATGGGACGGTCAGAGAGCATGTCCTCTACCTTCTGGACGTCGAGGGATTCCCCAGTCTCGCTTCCTACGTAGATGGATAAGCGTTCACCGGACGTTGCCCCATCAACGGGTGTGGTTTGTGGATCGTCACCCCACAATCGGACGATCCCGCGACCATCGCTCACTATTCCCTTACCAACAATTCGTCCTTTTGCTGTTTTGGCGAGTAATGATGTTCCGTCGCTCATGGATGGTGATTCCACGATCGCCGTCGCTGTCACAGCATGACCGCGCCGTGCCTTTGCGGACGACGTTTTCGCATACGCAGCCTTTGATGAGGGGTAAGTAAGAGTTGTCGCGTTGTCTACGTAAATTTGATACCCCTGTCCCGGTCGAACAAGACCGCTTCCGGCATCAAGCGTATTCAAATTTTCAGACGGAATATATGCATCTCCTGCATAATCCTTAACGATTACGAGCTCACTCGATATTGACGAGAAGGCTTCCTCGGCAGACATCGAACCATCCGGCCAGTACGCTACTAGGTTCCAACCCTGCTCAAGTTTGATCGGTGCTGTGGGGTCTAGCACTGATCCATTCATCGACAGTTTGCTGTCCTTCGTCAGGTAAACCTTGTAGGCTTCGTCGGAAGACCATGAGCCGATAGTGTTGATTCCATAGTCTGGGATGTACGTCTCTCCGACTTCATTTTTTACAAGCACGACGTCCGACACGATCGAACCAAAGACCGTTTCCATTGAGGCATCATCTGGAGCGATCGAGCTCGACACGATATTCCAACCAGAGTTGAGAGACATGTCCGACGAGGACTGCTCAACGAACCACTGTTCCCAGTCTCCATTCGGCCACATTTTCTCCCCCCAACGGGCGGCTCGATCCAGTACACGTCCGTCGAGATTGCGTCCCGACCAGAGGTGCATCATCGAGTAGAACATGTCTGCGCGATTGGCTGACCACTTAATGGAATTTACCTTTTGGGGCTTATACGTCTGGTCCGGGATTCGGCTATTTCCCTTGTCGTCTCTTCGCCAGTCGCTCACGGCCCATTCATTATTTTGCTTGATCCACGAATCGATCGCTGCTTCGGTGAATCGATTGCGCAGGTTCGAATTCATGGACGTAAGCATATTCTGCACTTCCCACACTTCGAGCTTTTGCAGGCTGTGACCGTGAATCGACCATGGCCATGAACCCTTTCGTTCGGCTTTTATGTCGCTATCGGGCTGATAGAATCGGTTGAACTGCTGGATGGCCGAGATATAGTGTCGGAAGTAACGTACCCCCTGGTTGCTGTTGTACTCGCTCGTCGACTGAATGTGCATCGAGTTATAATTCCAGTCGTACGGGTTATTCCCGGTTGCGAGCCGGTTGCCTGGCGCCAGAGTCAGAGCCAGATCGTACCAAATATCTCCCCAGTAGTTACGAGACCGCGCGTTCCGGTGTGTACCAGCACCTTGCCCATATTGGGGCGTTCCTCCACCCGCGCCACAACACTTCCGTTGATTTTTGTGTGGGCTTGTGTCGTACACATTCGCGTTATTGAACCAGACGCGATCCTGACCTCCGGCAAAGATCCCATTCGGGAGTGAGCCTGCTTCCGGGCCCCATGCGAGGCGGTCCGGTTGTCCCTCGGGACCGTAAATCTCCGCACCGAGTCCTTCGAGTTTGTGCTCGTGCATGATCTCCCAGAGCTTCATCGAAAGAAACTGCCGCGTTGAGTAGCGTTTCTCGAATTCGGTCGAGAAGCTCGCGTCGACTGGAGGATCCCAATTATTCCACCGATCAAGCAATTTGCTTATTCGGCGATCAAGTCGTGTGGTGTTACCGCCTCTACGCTCGCCGACGTTGTCTCGTGCGGTAGCGATCATCTGCTCCCGACTCGTTTCAAGGTCGTCGTGGATGGAGAGATAGTTCTTGTACCAGTCCTGATTTTCCACCGTTGAGACATCCCAGATATCCACGGGGTGAACGTCGGGCCACCACTCGAAGATATCCGGCCACTGCACCTGGACGGGGACCTCACGGTTGTTCATCGTGGAGTCGGTGTGCGCCATCGCGAACATCTTCGACTGATCAGAGGTCATTGAGATCTGATCGGCGAGCTTGTTGCAGTCGACGCCGCGATCGGGGTCGTGGTCGGCGTTGCGCAGCACCGTCTCGGATCCATCGCTCGGGAACAGGAACGGAGCACTGTCTTCGTCGCGATCGACAACGCAGTCGATTCCGGCGCCTGCTGCCCATAGCTCAACCGGTCGCTCATCAAGACCGGGGCCGGGTTGATACGGAGGGTTCCATGGACGACCCGCATCGGACACGTCATACCCCGACGGAAGCTCAAGATCGACGGACCGAATGTAACTTGCGATCTGTCGACCTTCCTTGTCGGTTAGACCGTGGAACGTCGAGCGTGCTACGATCGACTTGTTTGAGAAGTTGAAGTACTTCAGGTCGCGGCCATCACGAGCGTGACAATCGGCGCACGAAGCAGTGATCGGCTTGCCGTCGAGCGGTGATTCAACGAGAATGCCCCGAGCGTGCCAAAGCTCCTTCCCCTTGCTGATGTCGCTGCTACTACTGTACGGGGGGGACCAGGAGGCCGGATCGTCCCATGTAAATGTCGTCGAGCCGAGACGACTCTGAGTACCCGCACGCACGTCGAGATCGAGAATCCGGTATCCGCTAGAGTACCCCTCTGTGCCATTGAATCGAAACTCGATCGTGTTTTGGCCCGATGTCCAGGAGCCGGACTCGGTTGCATCTACCGCTATGCGCATGGTCTTATTCGAAAGTGGGCCGTCCATGCAGCCAAATTCACTTTCTGGAGAATCACACGTTATGCGCTCCTTTGTCATGCCAACCCACGGTCCGCCGTTGATTCGGAAGCTGGCCTTCTGGTCGTACCGCTCGCCTCCGTTCGTGACATGTGGGTCGGTACCGTTTTCAGCCCACTCGCTCCAGTGATAGGCGAGATTGTGAACCTCGAGATGCAGGTTGTCCACTCCGCTTGCATCAGAGACATCGACATTCACAGAGACCGTGTGGCCTTTGTCGCCGATGACCTCAAGTGGGAGTTGGACCGATCCACTGCTTGCGGTTTGGAACGTAGAGTAGGCTCCCGCCACGAAAATGGCAGCAACACAGAGAAAGAAGAGGGATAAGGTCGACCAGAGGCTAGACTGCTTGTTCTGGTCGTCCCGATGGGGGTAAGGCATTGCTTCACAATCGAGATGTTTTGAGCGGCTCTAGATCACGCTGTCCGCACACCGACGTAGCGATACTGAACCACGTGCGTGGTTTCGCTTCAGGTTATGCAACGTGAGAGTGGATGAGCCTGGAGTAATCCAGAAAACAACGTCAGCCAGAGAAAAGACTGAGCGACGAAGGTTGAAATGACTCCCGTGTCATCCGTCGGATACGATCTACAAGTGGCGTACCGGATTGGCCATTTTCCACGTCACAACGCTGGAAACGTGACATTTCCCCGCTATCTCCTGCGTTTAAAGAAGGCGATACTTTTGCTTTGGTCCAGTATCGTTGCGCTTATGAACCCAACTGATGCGTCATCTTCGTCTACTGTAAAACATGACAACCCCCGGTGCTAGCTCAATAAAGAGGGGTTTTGGGCAGTCCGTGGGACATCGTCGTCTTGTTACAACCTCCCGAATATAAAATAACGTTGAAGTTATCGGCAGCATCCCTCGTTTGGCTCAATCTCACTTCGGGATATCATTCGCATCTCGAAGATCCTTGTGGAGCATCGGGTAAGCTTTCGGATCAGCTATAGTGCGCCTAAAGAGCTGTATCGTACAATTCGTAGCCCATTATATCCCAGCTAGCCGTGGCGTTTCGGGGTGTAATGTCCTCGTGTCAGCCAGTTCTGTGTGGGTCAGAGCGCGATCAGCGGTGTTTCATCGAGACACTTAGTGAAACGCTACAGCTTGGACAATCCATAGGATGACCGCCGCGGCGACATTCAGGATCCACCTCTTTCCGTATTGATGGGTAGAGAGAACCCCCATCCTTGGCACAGCACGAAGCGGGCTCAGGGCTACACGTGGGGCTCGTGGGACGCATGATCGGCGTGCGTCTGCCGTAACACGTCGTGGAGGCGGTGCGTCATCTGCTTGACGGAAAACCGGTGTCGTGCAACCTCCCGCCCTCGGCGGGCGATGATCGTGCTTTCCCGGCCATTCTCGAAAATCTGCTCGAGAACGGATGCGAGTGATTGCGCGTCGCCGGGTTCGGCGAAGTACCCCGTTCTGCGATGATCTATGATTTCCTTGACGCCTCCCGCACGGGAGGCAACGACGGGTCGGTTCGCGAGCATTCCCTCTACCACCACCCGACCGAAGGGCTCGGGAGCGGTTGACGCGTGGACGACGGCGTCGACTTCCTGCATTAGACGAGGGATGTCGTCGCGAAAGCCGAGAAAATGGACGCGATCAGCGACGTCACGCTTTTCGCATCGATCCCGGATTTCGTCCGCGTATGCGACATCGTCGGGAAATAAGGCGTCACCTACAACGAGGGCATGCACCGTTGGCAACGATGCCAGCGCATCGATGAGAACGTGCTGTCCCTTCCAGGGAGCGAGTCGGCTGAAGATTCCGACAAGAGGGGTGTCTCCGAGGTTCAACTCCCGTCGAATCGACCCATTTTGAGAGGAGGTGGATGCGTGGGAGTGCTCCTCAATGCCATTGTACACGACCTCGGTGGGTCGGCGGCCCCCACTGGACCGGTAGGCGGCTTCCGTTGCCTGCGAATTGACGACGACACGGTCGACGAATGCATTCGACATTCGCGTCGCCAGAAAACGATTGGTACGACTAAAATGGTCGTTCGATAGGATGTCGTGCAAGCTCCATATTGCGGGGCGATTTGCAAGCCAGCTTGCAAGAGCACCGATGAGCATGGCTTTTTGAGAGTTCAGAAAGACAACGTCGTAGTCGCGAGCGACGCGAGATACGTTTGCGATCATACGAGTAAGCCCAGGGATCGCGGCGATCGCGTCGCAAGCGGTGGCAGTTTTCTGAACCCGTAGCACGGATGCGGGGGCTTCGACCACGCGGACATCATGTCCCTGTGCGTGAAGACGTTCTACAAGCGGGCCGCGTTCAAACGTCAAGACGGTGGAGTCAGGCGTGGCGCGGACCAGGTCCAACAGATATAACTCAGCGCCACCGAGTGAGCCCGTGTGGTCGATAAAAAGGGTGCGCGGCAACATATCGGTCTTGCTTGACGAAAGATGTCGTATCAGTGCAGCGCGGCTGGGGCACGTCGATCGGATGTTCGCGCATAGAGGTCTCGTGTTTTGCGTGCGATCACGGACCAGTCGAAATGTTCTGCGGCATGGTTTCTACATGTTGCCCCGTCGGGGAGCACACGGTCGCCATTGAGTGCCTCTAGCAGCCCTCGTGCGATGGATGGGACCTCTGCCCGATCCAGGACGAGATCATCGCTCAACCCTGACACGATGGATGGGAGTCCTCCCACCGGAGTCGCCAGCACAGGTGTGCCGGCTGCCAGGGACTCGACTGCAGAGAGCCCGAAACCTTCTAATGCGACGGTAGGCATGACCGAAGCCGTTGCGGCGCGGTAGGTTAGTGCGAGGTCCTCGTCTGGGACGAAGCCGAGAAATCGTACGTGATCGTTGAGGCCGGCATTGGCGACGTCCTCTTCCAAATGAGGTCGAAGTGGACCCGTACCTGCGATCATGAGCATCACGTCGGGACATACCTGCCGGACGCGATCTAGGGCAGCAATTAGTTGTTCGAGGCCGACGCGGCGGACGAGGCGGCGCACCGACAAGAAAATCGGACGATCGGTCGGCCACCCTAGCAGCTGTCGAGCGTCGGTGCGGGAAATGTGAGTTCGATCAAATGCACCGACGTCAACACCCCCTGGTATGATGCTGATACGATCCGGCGGAACGCCGTAATCGCTGCTCAGGATATCCCGAAACGCCTCCGATAGGACAACGAATCGGTCCGCCCGGTTGTACACGAGTCGCTCGATGTGCGACTTGAGGGTGACCTTGAGACGAGACTCGCCCTCCATCAGCGATTCGCGCGCCCACGGGCCGTGGAAATGGACGATCGTGGGGTAACCGCGAATTAAGTCGAGAACGGGGAGCGTATAGAGGGCAAAATGCGTGGTTACGACATCAGGGTCGACTTCCTGGATTGTCGACTGAACGTGATTTCGGATCGCGCGCCAACGCGTGGTCAGCGACGCCTTCTCATCTGCGACCCCGTGAAGTCCCCTAATCGGAGATCGTTGCTTCCCTGACCCGTCTACCACGAGTCCATGCACGTACGCATCTGTCGCTGGTAGGTGATGTTGTAGGGCCTCAAACACACGATCGGACCCGCCTCCGGATGACGGGGAGAATCGTGTCTTGCCAATTTGATAAATGTGTATTGACATGGAGTCGTGTCGCATAGAGGGGAATCACTCAGGCAGCTTCTGGTAGAGCGGCCTGATGAGACGTTGGGACGACGTTGTATCCGTATCGAAGCAGAAATGGCAGTGTGAGTGCCGTAACGAGTACCTTATGTATCCCCGCCATGTTAACCCTCCATGCAGCATCTTCTCGGATACGGGTCACACCAGATTTTGCGCGACCTGGGTTGCCCCAGATCGTATGATTCGTTCCAAGCGTTATCTCGCGCTGTCCGTGAAATGGACTCCCCGGAAAGGGGAGGCCAAGTGCTCGGACGGTGGACTCCAACATTCGCGCGGGGTTGGCGCAGAAATCTTCATACCGTAGGCGAATATTCGGAACGTCGTGTCGACGCAGTAACTGCTCCAGCGTCAGATTACACGCGACGTATCTTCGACAGCTGCCGACCGGAGAGAGCGTGGGCATGTAGAGGTCTTCCTGTGGTGCCACGTCCGTTCGCTTTTTCTTTTTTGACCATGAGTTTGCATTGCCCCTGGGATCGCGAACAAGATGCAAGACTCGAGTGTCGAGATTTGTGGCGCTCAGCAAGAGATACAGGTGTGACGGCGTTTTTGACATGTCGACGATCACCTCGGCTCCCGATACCGTTGCTACTTCTTCGTAGATCGCCTGGATGGCCGCACCGTATTCTTTCAGTACATCCTGCTTGGTCGGCGCAAGACCGGCAGCGATCTCAATGTTTGAGGGGAGGGCCTTTCGCTGTCGTATCAGGTCATCGACTGGCACAGCGTCCACAGAACCATATAGCGAGCGAAACACCGGCCCCCAGAGTGCGCATGACGATATTTTCTCTCCGCACCCGCATGCATGGCCTCCGACGAAGATATTCTCCCACGCATAATTAGCCTCCCCGATGTTCACGTAGCTGGTGATCTCGTTGAGGCAGTTGGCGAGGATGGTGCTACCACTTCGCCCACGACCCGCGATGTAGAGTACTTTGGTCTTCATGCCGTTTCTGCTGAAGAGGATTTCGAGGACGTGGTAGAATGACCGGGTGAGCCGCTGTCAGGGGCCTCGGTGGCCAACACACGATGTAAGGTCGACACGAATCTGTTCGCGAGGACCTCGTCGGTGTGCGTACGGAGCACGTGTTGACGACCTGTTTCTGCAAAGCGTCGGCGCTTGTCCGGATGCTGGGCCATGAATCTCAGTGCGTTGGAGAGTGCGGTTGAGTTGCCTTCCTCGAAGGAGATTCCACCACCGGACCGTCGAATAACATGCGGGATTTCCCCAGAGTCGGATCCGATCAATGCAGTCCCGCAGGCGAGGGCTTCAATCAGGACACGGCCGAATTGCTCTTTCCAGTTCGCTTGGGTCTCGGATGGAAGTACGAGAACGTCAAACAAAGAGAGGTAGTCGGGGGCCTCTTCGTGCGGAACATATCCTGTAAAGCGAAGCCGATCCCCAATGCCCAAAGACTCAGCACGGGAACGAAGGACCTCGGCATAATCTCCATTTCCTACGACCACGAAGCGCCATGGAATGTCGCGCATGGACGACAGCGCGTCGAGCGCCGTATCGAGACCCTTCACTTGGCTTACGCGGCCCATGAACCCAATGACGATCTCATCGCTCCCGACATTTAGATTGGCTTTAAGCTCGTCGTTCGATTCCCGTGGGTAGTATGCCGATTGATCCACACTACCCGGCAGTAGCACACACGGACCGTCATATCCTTTTGCTCGAAGGATCTCTGTAGCGCTGTCGGAGCCGGCAAATGCAAAGGCGCTTTCTCGAAGTACCATGCGTTCGGTTTGGGCGAAGGGCGGCGGATAAGTTTTCTGAATATTTTGCCAGGTAAAAAAGCCGATCGGGCAATCGTGCCACAACCGATTTGCCTGGTAGACCTGAGCGGTAGCGGCGCCGTATGGTTCGTGGCGCACGTAAATCACATCGGGCTTGTCTCGCTTTAGGATGTGCCGAAAGGTGGTACGGTAGACGTGGAGAGGGACGCTGCCATTCATCCAGACAGGTATCGCTTCAAGACGCCCCCGAAATGCGGGCCATCGTTCGAGAGAGCGCTGGTTTCCGTAATCGTCAACCCACATGGATGGAGAGACGAGCGTGATATCAACGTCTGAGACCCGTTCGACGACGCTGTAGAACTGCTGATTGGTAGGTGTCGCGCAGTCGTGGCTTACGACGAGAAGTTTCATCTTGTACCGACGGGGGATTCCGAACAAAGAGTCAGGAAGGGGTTAAATCGCCTAGTTTAAAACTTTCGCGATCATAGATGCGAAGTGCTATCTCTGACGTGATCTCAAAAATATCGCGCCTTGTGTTGAGCGGGACAGAGTCACGCCGCATCTCGAAGATGCTCGCACTGTCACGCTTAAAGTCCTGCACCCGACCATCCGAAGCGTACGCTTTCCCGTTGTTGGTCGTTAGCGATAGGATTTTCTTATGTACGCCATCAGACCAGGGGAGCCCGCACTCTCGATAGATTCGGCGAAAGACCCTCACCGGGTGTGA
This genomic interval carries:
- a CDS encoding glycosyltransferase family 4 protein, whose amino-acid sequence is MSIHIYQIGKTRFSPSSGGGSDRVFEALQHHLPATDAYVHGLVVDGSGKQRSPIRGLHGVADEKASLTTRWRAIRNHVQSTIQEVDPDVVTTHFALYTLPVLDLIRGYPTIVHFHGPWARESLMEGESRLKVTLKSHIERLVYNRADRFVVLSEAFRDILSSDYGVPPDRISIIPGGVDVGAFDRTHISRTDARQLLGWPTDRPIFLSVRRLVRRVGLEQLIAALDRVRQVCPDVMLMIAGTGPLRPHLEEDVANAGLNDHVRFLGFVPDEDLALTYRAATASVMPTVALEGFGLSAVESLAAGTPVLATPVGGLPSIVSGLSDDLVLDRAEVPSIARGLLEALNGDRVLPDGATCRNHAAEHFDWSVIARKTRDLYARTSDRRAPAALH
- a CDS encoding sulfotransferase gives rise to the protein MKTKVLYIAGRGRSGSTILANCLNEITSYVNIGEANYAWENIFVGGHACGCGEKISSCALWGPVFRSLYGSVDAVPVDDLIRQRKALPSNIEIAAGLAPTKQDVLKEYGAAIQAIYEEVATVSGAEVIVDMSKTPSHLYLLLSATNLDTRVLHLVRDPRGNANSWSKKKKRTDVAPQEDLYMPTLSPVGSCRRYVACNLTLEQLLRRHDVPNIRLRYEDFCANPARMLESTVRALGLPFPGSPFHGQREITLGTNHTIWGNPGRAKSGVTRIREDAAWRVNMAGIHKVLVTALTLPFLLRYGYNVVPTSHQAALPEAA
- a CDS encoding glycosyltransferase family 4 protein; its protein translation is MKLLVVSHDCATPTNQQFYSVVERVSDVDITLVSPSMWVDDYGNQRSLERWPAFRGRLEAIPVWMNGSVPLHVYRTTFRHILKRDKPDVIYVRHEPYGAATAQVYQANRLWHDCPIGFFTWQNIQKTYPPPFAQTERMVLRESAFAFAGSDSATEILRAKGYDGPCVLLPGSVDQSAYYPRESNDELKANLNVGSDEIVIGFMGRVSQVKGLDTALDALSSMRDIPWRFVVVGNGDYAEVLRSRAESLGIGDRLRFTGYVPHEEAPDYLSLFDVLVLPSETQANWKEQFGRVLIEALACGTALIGSDSGEIPHVIRRSGGGISFEEGNSTALSNALRFMAQHPDKRRRFAETGRQHVLRTHTDEVLANRFVSTLHRVLATEAPDSGSPGHSTTSSKSSSAETA
- a CDS encoding T9SS type A sorting domain-containing protein, giving the protein MNNATVVIETSAAANAVQKSPLTEGDVLIAVTPDGNTCTGETRIDSSEPNSFAIAEQNPQTSAPGYRPGDTLRFWAQTSTGDIYELTPTFQPCQPDENLCVDEAIYDRNGIYTITDFDPFFLPVELVSWQAFVDGSTIVLEWETATETNNAGFDVIMRPTNEPASLWEKVAFIDGAGTTDRPQSYQYKFTVDAPGQYNIRLRQVDVDGAISLSRVLHVTVGTNRSLFLSPIAPHPVTASSQVTVKSSIAQDVSIDLFSVTGQHISTILKTKLRTGEHRTFSIDAASLSSGPYVLSVQGKTQTVSQLVHVVK
- a CDS encoding glycosyltransferase family 4 protein, whose amino-acid sequence is MLPRTLFIDHTGSLGGAELYLLDLVRATPDSTVLTFERGPLVERLHAQGHDVRVVEAPASVLRVQKTATACDAIAAIPGLTRMIANVSRVARDYDVVFLNSQKAMLIGALASWLANRPAIWSLHDILSNDHFSRTNRFLATRMSNAFVDRVVVNSQATEAAYRSSGGRRPTEVVYNGIEEHSHASTSSQNGSIRRELNLGDTPLVGIFSRLAPWKGQHVLIDALASLPTVHALVVGDALFPDDVAYADEIRDRCEKRDVADRVHFLGFRDDIPRLMQEVDAVVHASTAPEPFGRVVVEGMLANRPVVASRAGGVKEIIDHRRTGYFAEPGDAQSLASVLEQIFENGRESTIIARRGREVARHRFSVKQMTHRLHDVLRQTHADHASHEPHV
- a CDS encoding T9SS type A sorting domain-containing protein; the protein is MPYPHRDDQNKQSSLWSTLSLFFLCVAAIFVAGAYSTFQTASSGSVQLPLEVIGDKGHTVSVNVDVSDASGVDNLHLEVHNLAYHWSEWAENGTDPHVTNGGERYDQKASFRINGGPWVGMTKERITCDSPESEFGCMDGPLSNKTMRIAVDATESGSWTSGQNTIEFRFNGTEGYSSGYRILDLDVRAGTQSRLGSTTFTWDDPASWSPPYSSSSDISKGKELWHARGILVESPLDGKPITASCADCHARDGRDLKYFNFSNKSIVARSTFHGLTDKEGRQIASYIRSVDLELPSGYDVSDAGRPWNPPYQPGPGLDERPVELWAAGAGIDCVVDRDEDSAPFLFPSDGSETVLRNADHDPDRGVDCNKLADQISMTSDQSKMFAMAHTDSTMNNREVPVQVQWPDIFEWWPDVHPVDIWDVSTVENQDWYKNYLSIHDDLETSREQMIATARDNVGERRGGNTTRLDRRISKLLDRWNNWDPPVDASFSTEFEKRYSTRQFLSMKLWEIMHEHKLEGLGAEIYGPEGQPDRLAWGPEAGSLPNGIFAGGQDRVWFNNANVYDTSPHKNQRKCCGAGGGTPQYGQGAGTHRNARSRNYWGDIWYDLALTLAPGNRLATGNNPYDWNYNSMHIQSTSEYNSNQGVRYFRHYISAIQQFNRFYQPDSDIKAERKGSWPWSIHGHSLQKLEVWEVQNMLTSMNSNLRNRFTEAAIDSWIKQNNEWAVSDWRRDDKGNSRIPDQTYKPQKVNSIKWSANRADMFYSMMHLWSGRNLDGRVLDRAARWGEKMWPNGDWEQWFVEQSSSDMSLNSGWNIVSSSIAPDDASMETVFGSIVSDVVLVKNEVGETYIPDYGINTIGSWSSDEAYKVYLTKDSKLSMNGSVLDPTAPIKLEQGWNLVAYWPDGSMSAEEAFSSISSELVIVKDYAGDAYIPSENLNTLDAGSGLVRPGQGYQIYVDNATTLTYPSSKAAYAKTSSAKARRGHAVTATAIVESPSMSDGTSLLAKTAKGRIVGKGIVSDGRGIVRLWGDDPQTTPVDGATSGERLSIYVGSETGESLDVQKVEDMLSDRPISKIAFQENAVLKLVAGDQNTELLLRGIAPNPVQGSATIEFVLPKQERVSLEVYDVLGRRVATLVDELRRAGEHKVRMDASRLDSGPYFYRLRAGSTTLTKKMTVVR